The DNA segment aaaaattaacaaaaaaaataaattaataaatgataaaggATCGACTTGCATAggtttgtatatatttgataATCCCATTTTCTCATCGACGCAATTTACAACTTTTTTCATCGTTCTTCCTTACTTTCCCTTCTTCTCTTCCAGTTTTTCATATTACGCAtcgtaattatttaaatcggTGTTCTCTTCTAGGATCAAGTCGATTCCAATGTTTTATCAATTTTCACATAAACCATTAACCacaaattaacaataaaataaaaaaagtacatAGTTCAAAATATTTACCATTAAGctatattaatacaaaatgcaattcttataatttttcaaaatatatttctttattcgTTCCTTTTCatagttattttttcttaaatattAGACTTAATATAAATCTTAAAAATTCCAACGTAtcctatacatatttttaataacctttttcctatatatatttaaaacaattccttgaactaataaatattatcaaattatgCAAAGGCATACAAAAATGcaataaatatgcatatataactttatatttaattggtTAGAGTATTCAATTATTCTTATAAACCCAAAAATTAtgatcaaaaattacttcgaaatagacagtttcttaaatatatcaatcattattactattcctgaaacagtcactactcttcgaataatatattaatgacccattctcttctttatttttttagattttctcttaaatgttgttttttagatcgtttccgaaatccgaataacgaatactaatataaaaattgtaaacatattatatattttttgataatccCATATAAGTAATCAcgtaaataatttataaattccttgttatttaccttataagaaattccccAAAAAACTGTTATTGCACCGAATATTGATAAAGCTagaattaatttgtttactATCGACAaacttgatgatgtaacATCAGATTTTTGTACAGAAGCATGTTCAGAATGATCTTTAGAACTTTGTACGGGATGTTGTATTGTTTTTATCGGTGGAAGCAATGGAATATTCATACAATTAATACCATTacatttctttttaaaattatcataatcagttgataaaGTACACAATACTTGACTATATGAAATGTTTCCAGTAACACTAGAATTTCCATtaagttttttatatttgtcaACAAAGTTATTTGCATATTCCAAATATTTCGTGCATTCTGGCTCGTCTTCGTTAAATTCAATATACattttacataataatttaaatgcatcataaaatttagatatatcttcaaaattaatattcgacaattccatatttttaactATGACTtccttaaaattattatatcccGCTTTATCATTTAATGTACTATTACAATCGTTACCATCACTTTtacaattaatataattcGGATTGTTTTCTATATGATTAGTATAAAAATCTTTTAATGCGGTGATTTTGCCATCTTTctttaggtttaacatataatttaaccatatcataatgtatataataaacgcTTTAACCTGTTCACTACTTAAATCATCAATCCTATTAGCAATATTTTGCTCGAACAACCATAAGCATGcagcatttattttatcgagCTCAGTATTGCATTTTTTGTCTCTTGAATTTCCATTAGGGCAGTATTTTACAATACCCCCTATATTATGAATATCACGTTCTTTAGAAATGTTTAATTCATCGGGATAATATCCCCTTAATGTACTAAACCTTatacactaagaaaacatttaaaaaagtataataaaaatatacgtCGATGAAACTCTtataaaatacaatttaatgaattttatagataatataacatcgaaaaatataaagaaaagcaaataacattaaaaaaaatgcatataccaggAAATGATCCATTgtaatttcattttgtttataatatgttaaatatgtaacatcatattattttatatattttacggttaataaatgacaaaataattgaaccataatatataattgtctGTGGTTAAacatgttattattattcttaatataaatttaaaattaatatagaacaatatatacatttatggTAGTTAAATAAATTGCCTTATTTTGGGGGTTGTTTAATACATGttttatcatatgtatatataatacaattttgcaTAAATTCTTATTCTTAATACCTTACGGTATAATCTATCATAAAATTAAAGTGACATAGTAATGAGTTTAGAATATATCTTCTTATgcatatgctttaatatagaaaattaaCAACgtcatattttttgttttaatgattGTCTTTcaaaaacttaaatactgtataaatataaaaaattaaaaattacattattactataatccttaaagtatGTAAATAGTcacttttaaaaaaatattaaatacttatatagttgtttcttataatatataccaatattttattaaaattataacatttacaaaataagtaGCACCgttccattttctatgcaaattacataagtttatatgatttttatttaatatagataaattcataatccattttaatgattcctataattttatttttattcctatatacttctaaattgaagtataccttattgggtaattttataatatattttcccatcttttccattctttaaaatagCAATTAGCACCGAATCCATAATTATTATGCTATCTATAAgattaaataagtctttgaatgtaaatagtttttataatcatacttagtaaatattaaatattaacatataaataactattgatgcaaattttaaagtataatataaaatatgtttaattaggttgttatattggCCTTTAAGatgagagagataagatatatttcttaatttattatataaatttatataaatattcgttAAATGCTCTAcaatgttcatttttatcttatatattttattgttatagttatcaatgtatatacattcaaataatttactataaattctatattttattaattctacataaaataatgataatataatatggaataataacaAGTTTTTTAACGTTAATTAGTCTTTAGCATTTTATCTATTTATCTAcctttttagaatataaaactacaaatcccaaattgaatatttaacaaatatacaaaaatgatacatttataatgtattattatgcgtcttttctataaaattaatatttaattatatgaattttccacaataaaacaatatttcaatattaattattggtATTTTActagattatatgtatagtcataataataacgatattctatctatcatattatttataattattaaaacaaaatatgataaaaattttattaatacacttatattttatttttttaactattataaaatataatttatttatacctcaaaatataaaatttaaaaattaatagtgattaatctattattatatgttatgataaataaattaaagcgtataaaacaacttctattaatactaattaaGCTTAATACAAACGTAAaggaaatacaaaaagagaatagtaactacaattaaaacttcaaAAATTGTTAGAAGCATAACAATCTTTTATAGATTATGTTGTATTATCGAATCTCGATTGATATTCtatgcatctatatttatgggtatctattatatattggtaatatggTTAGTTAACCTTAAAAACAaacatatgaatatatattataatgtagagaaatattcaaaatgaatcgaattataattatactcctatatataaaattattatactaCCCGGTTATCaaaatacaatttaaattaaaacaaatgatacaaataataagttttactaaataaaatgttttatcaaataaagaaacatattttgttatacataattcaatatagttattattaacaagctttatataataaataattatgatatatcataatatgaattaatatatgcaatatagacattttttttattcatattaaatcgatatgaacactaaattatatatattataaattatgaaaaaagaTTATGTAacccttttcatattaatggcaaTGCTCCTTTGGGGTTACAAATTTTTAACTTTATCTAGTGATTAAATATACggaatgatatatataattaattagtTTTCAAATTgtacaaaattaatacaatataatacttaatccTAACAcaaatatgggttccacaaacACAACTATGACCCATAACATAAATACTATATAAacattatgcaaaaattacttatttccaatagacagtttcttaaaatatataaataattattactattcctgacaTAGTCactctcttcgaatcatatattaacgattcattctcttctttatattttttattttttctcttaaatattgtttttgagctcgtttccgaaatccaaataatgaatactaatataaaatgttaagaaacatatgatttttttgttaacgtagaatatatataatgaaaatcattttttaattccttattatttaccttataagaaattcccaaaaaaattgatatcGCACCAAATATCAATAAaactggaattaatttgcttACTATCGATGAACTTGATGATGCAACATCAGAATTCGGTTCAGAATCCAGTTCAGAATATTGTGTAAAATCTTGTACTAAATATTCTTCAGAACCTTCTCCAAAACTATGCACAAGAGTTTTTCCAGGATCTTCTTTTGTTTCTGCCGATGGAGGGGATGAAATAACTTCACAttcctttttaaaattatcataatcagttgataaagtagacaatatttctttatatggACTTTT comes from the Plasmodium yoelii strain 17X genome assembly, chromosome: 6 genome and includes:
- a CDS encoding PIR protein; its protein translation is MDHFLCIRFSTLRGYYPDELNISKERDIHNIGGIVKYCPNGNSRDKKCNTELDKINAACLWLFEQNIANRIDDLSSEQVKAFIIYIMIWLNYMLNLKKDGKITALKDFYTNHIENNPNYINCKSDGNDCNSTLNDKAGYNNFKEVIVKNMELSNINFEDISKFYDAFKLLCKMYIEFNEDEPECTKYLEYANNFVDKYKKLNGNSSVTGNISYSQVLCTLSTDYDNFKKKCNGINCMNIPLLPPIKTIQHPVQSSKDHSEHASVQKSDVTSSSLSIVNKLILALSIFGAITVFWGISYKYSLFGFRKRSKKQHLRENLKK